Proteins encoded within one genomic window of Saccharomyces mikatae IFO 1815 strain IFO1815 genome assembly, chromosome: 15:
- the SMKI15G0070 gene encoding class I SAM-dependent methyltransferase — protein sequence MMKTNKTQDFWGNNNEVYRKIIISGPPSTSVKEIVTRLNDLSPLRNATEILDNGCGTGLGMRYLIDHYEKELPDSVRLVASDMSGGMIQLVKEHKEKNKSNKFWRRLETGLWKVEDMSVVEDDSFSHIIASLVMFFPPDAKHALKESYRVLRPDGVIGMSSFKGNGWWELVDIGRKAKEGAPHRKPLPENWSSRDLIESNLKSVGFRDIKIAEIDSILEVKDVKKLAEFLVKSGNPRTAYIFEDFTDSEKKIACDLIIKHVEETKKIPAEFKSTLLVSVAKK from the coding sequence TTTTGGggaaataataatgaagtttACAGGAAAATTATTATATCTGGCCCACCAAGTACATCAGTTAAGGAGATTGTTACTAGGCTAAATGATTTGTCCCCCCTCAGAAATGCAACTGAGATATTGGATAATGGTTGTGGTACAGGATTAGGAATGCGATACTTGATTGATCACtatgaaaaagaacttcCAGATTCGGTTAGGCTTGTTGCTAGTGACATGAGTGGAGGCATGATACAATTAGTTAAGGAgcataaagaaaagaacaaatcTAACAAATTTTGGAGAAGGTTGGAAACAGGTTTATGGAAAGTAGAAGATATGTCCGTTGTAGAGGACGATTCTTTTAGCCATATCATAGCATCTTTGGTCATGTTTTTTCCGCCTGATGCTAAACATGCTTTGAAGGAATCTTATAGGGTATTAAGACCAGATGGAGTTATTGGAATGTCGTCCTTTAAAGGAAATGGTTGGTGGGAGTTAGTTGatattggaagaaaagcaaaagagGGCGCACCACATAGAAAACCACTTCCTGAAAATTGGTCATCGAGGGATTTGATTGAATCAAATCTCAAATCAGTTGGATTTAGAGATATAAAGATCGCAGAAATCGACTCTATTCTTGAAGTAAAAGATGTTAAAAAATTGGCTGAGTTCTTGGTGAAATCTGGTAATCCAAGGACCGCCTACATATTTGAGGATTTTACGGATAGtgagaagaaaattgcCTGCGATCTCATCATCAAACATGTGGAAGAAACTAAGAAAATACCAGCAGAATTCAAATCAACTCTGCTAGTGTCTGTTGCTAAGAAGTAG
- the SMKI15G0060 gene encoding Zn(II)2Cys6 transcription factor domain-containing protein — MRNVRRKSIRSCELCRKRKLRCDGKRPRCSTCVRKKSSECTYAIGFEQDVEFREKLKALKEAKLLEDVKLLEKRLESGGGVVCELSRDVNLIHEYGPCNVVLANKSTVYRMSSHSVTPDIGEKSNINVLDDFHILQCKEDGRRIYYGPTSVKTFMAKSKWGMLERFRQTWCVVKVTRSKWKKLNGRNMIDEIKCIERHLQSSNPLLCNSLQDACHALPPYEKIRSHIELFFQDKVLFQISDVIDQEKVLKDFFEEFVPDKLSCASEQRVISLCPVKKKNYYKIGVILMILGFTYFYETIPETIQKFLILLTGISTAKCMYIERAQFLMLRLHHLSRYSSTGEDNNNEMIIVDSLINTSSLLGLNHNISVLYDGQEDLVGNLSTLTKLRDWVLFADVQMAFQLGRPLLISATELDYYNDSNNIIGNPLETTEPSFYSLFRKFLRISRCIISEIHDKAVVPNLKKMCATLTEFIEQYLHPISDYTSPCSMKKEYICETGILFQILSMLLSLYNLRYLAFSEMSVGLKNSVIKTSLVSLSLCTCLTSYCFEQDAKNFPGLFQSNSKHVAPYFSLSLSLSSELSYRALITFYALVYNTLTLSQSGLICSAGEHSVKKCDLKTLHINETANISFSVYFKVFCEIVNRMSNNENARFRQLSRRSYAFVTMLTLANSCRNTIKKTLENKDCEKKPWISPLQQFPSLEFFEKNVYHTLESRHYIDPSTPAHAIEEDSNPPLVSQPLESESTFEGLLHEISTQQDVSNFLFDENFFSENTQSDI, encoded by the coding sequence ATGAGAAACGTTAGGCGCAAAAGCATAAGATCGTGCGAATTGTGCCGTAAGAGAAAACTGAGATGTGACGGGAAAAGACCAAGATGTTCTACATGTGTACGTAAGAAATCGTCTGAGTGCACCTACGCCATTGGATTTGAGCAGGACGTGGAATTTAgggaaaaattgaaagcATTAAAAGAAGCCAAGCTTTTGGAGGACGTGAAGCTGCTGGAGAAGCGCCTGGAATCAGGAGGTGGCGTTGTTTGTGAACTTTCTAGAGATGTAAACCTAATCCATGAGTATGGGCCGTGCAATGTCGTATTGGCGAATAAATCGACGGTATACCGGATGTCCTCTCACTCAGTAACGCCGGATATAGGTGAGAAATCAAATATTAATGTGTTGGATGATTTCCACATTTTACAATGTAAAGAAGATGGCAGAAGAATATATTATGGACCAACTTCCGTAAAAACATTCATGGCAAAGAGTAAATGGGGAATGCTAGAAAGATTTCGTCAAACCTGGTGTGTTGTGAAGGTTACCAGAAGCAAGTGGAAGAAGCTAAACGGCAGAAATATGATAGACGAGATAAAGTGTATAGAAAGGCACCTACAGAGTTCAAATCCATTATTATGTAATTCACTTCAAGATGCTTGTCACGCTCTGCCTCCCTATGAAAAGATTCGATCTCATATAGAActgttttttcaagataaaGTTCTATTTCAGATTAGTGATGTTATTGACCAAGAAAAGGTTTTGAAGGACTTTTTCGAGGAATTTGTACCAGATAAACTATCTTGCGCATCTGAACAGCGTGTAATAAGTTTATGTCctgtgaagaaaaagaactattACAAAATAGGTGTCATCCTCATGATACTAGGCTTTACATATTTTTACGAAACGATACCAGAAACaatccaaaaatttttgattctATTGACGGGCATATCTACGGCTAAATGTATGTACATTGAACGAGCACAGTTTCTAATGTTGCGATTGCATCACCTATCAAGGTATTCTTCTACTGGAGAAGacaacaataatgaaatgATCATAGTTGACTCGCTAATAAACACCAGTTCTTTGTTGGGTCTCAATCACAATATTAGCGTATTGTATGATGGCCAAGAAGATCTAGTAGGAAACCTGAGTACATTAACAAAACTAAGAGATTGGGTTCTTTTTGCAGATGTTCAGATGGCATTTCAATTAGGAAGGCCTTTGTTAATTTCCGCAACAGAATTAGATTATTATAatgatagtaataatatcatAGGCAACCCCTTAGAAACTACAGAACCTTCATTTTATAGTCTTTTCAGAAAGTTCCTAAGGATATCGCGTTGTATAATATCTGAAATTCATGATAAAGCTGTCGTGCCCAATCTAAAGAAGATGTGTGCGACTTTAACAGAATTTATTGAACAGTATTTACACCCTATCAGTGACTATACATCGCCTTGCTCTATGAAAAAGGAATATATCTGCGAAACAggaattctttttcaaattctatcgatgttattatcattatacAATCTTCGCTATTTGGCATTCTCAGAGATGAGTGTAGGTCTCAAAAATTCTGTTATAAAGACCTCGTTGGtatctctttctctttgtaCATGTTTGACATCTTATTGTTTTGAGCAAGATGCTAAGAACTTTCCAGGATTGTTTCagtcaaattcaaaacatGTTGCACcgtatttttctctatcATTATCACTGAGTAGTGAATTGTCTTATCGGGCTCTCATCACATTCTATGCCCTAGTGTATAATACTCTAACGTTATCTCAAAGTGGTCTGATATGTTCAGCTGGTGAGCACTCGGTCAAAAAATGTGACTTGAAAACTTTACATATTAATGAAACGGCAAACATATCATTTTCAGTTTACTTTAAAGTTTTCTGTGAAATTGTCAACCGTATGTCTAATAATGAGAACGCTAGGTTTCGGCAGCTGAGCCGCCGATCATATGCTTTTGTTACTATGTTGACACTAGCAAATTCTTGTCGAAACACTATAAAGAAGACATTAGAGAATAAGGATTGTGAAAAGAAGCCATGGATTTCGCCGCTTCAGCAATTTCCTAGTCTCGAATTTTTCGAAAAGAATGTATACCACACTCTGGAAAGTAGACATTATATTGATCCGTCAACACCTGCTCATGCTATTGAAGAAGACTCAAACCCACCTTTGGTTTCCCAACCATTAGAATCGGAATCAACCTTTGAGGGTTTACTGCATGAAATTTCTACCCAACAAGATGTCTCtaactttttatttgatgaaaatttcttttctgaaaatacACAGAGCGATATTTAG